A region of the Amycolatopsis sp. cg13 genome:
CTGCCTGGCTCCGCCGAGATGGCGGTTCGCTCCGAACGCTCGGCCCGGTTTCTGGTGCTGCTCGCGTCGGTGATCGCGGAGCAGGCGATCGCGCACGACGAGCTGATGGCCGCTGGTGGCCCGGATAACTCGCGCGCTTACGTCGAATACGAGGCGACGACTCGGCGGCTGCGGGCGTTGTTGCCGACGGACACTCTTACCGACTGACCCGCCTAGCACGACTCCCGCATAGGTACGGTGCTGAGCCCTACGGCCGCGGAGTCTGCGCGTGAGTCAACGCGCCCACAATGTCCTCGGCCAGCAACAAACTCGCCAGCCCGTGGCCGTGTTTTTCCCGCCGCACCAACGAAACCACGTTGTTGCTGAACGCGTCGCGAACCGGGCGGAAGACGAGGCGGCCGTCGCGGATCTCCTCGGCGATGTCGAATTCGCTGAGGAACGCGATGGCGTCGCCGGAGGCCGCGAGGCGTTTCATGGTCTCGATCGAGTTGGTGTGGAAGGCCGGTTCGATGTCGAGACCGGCCTTGGCGAAGGCTTCCGCCACGATGCCGTGGATGACCATCGAGCGGTCGGCGAAGATCAGCGGGTAGGGCGGGCACTGCGCGAGCGGGATCGGGTCCGCGCCGGCGAGCGGATGGTGCGGGGCGACGACCACGCCGAGCCGCGTGTTCATCTGCCAGCAGACCTCGAGGTGCGCCGACGGCGGGACGTTGAAGCCGAGTCCGAGATCGGCTTCGCTGGCTTCGACCGCGTGCAGGATCTCCTGCGTCGTCATCGCGCGAATCGAGATCCGGACTCGCGGATGGCGAGACCGGAACGCCGCCGCGGCGGTGGCGACGACGCTGCTGGCCAGGCCGGTCATCGTGGCGATTACGACCTCGCCGCTGCCGAGCGCGTGCAGGTCGCGGATGTCGGCGACGGTCTCGCGGTACTGCTGCAGCGTGCGCCGGACGTGCGCGAGAAGCGCCTCCCCGGCTGGCGTCGGGCGCATCCCGCGCGGCAGACGGTCGAACAGCGGCTGGCCGAGTTCCGCTTCCAGGAGCAGGATCTGCCGGTTGATCGCCGACGGCGCGACGTGCAGCCGGGCGCCGGCCGCGCGGATGGAGCCGAGGCGCGCCACTTCGTCGATGTACTGCAGCAACCGCGAGTGGAGCACGGGTGAACCTCCCTAGCCCTCCTTAGCGTACGAAAAAAGAGTACACGTCGTACGAAAATGAATGCTTGTCAGCAACGGTATGCGCCGGGTTCTATCAGTGCACCAACGACAGCGAAGCGAGGACACTGTGCAGGATCCGACGACGTATCCCCCAATCCCGGCCGAAGACGTTGCCGCGCAAGAAGATCACGTTCGGACGATCTTCGGAATTCTCTCCGGCGAACAGGAGGCGGACCTGCTGCTGCGCAATCTCCACATTGTCGACGTGCACACGGAAAGTGTCTACCCCGGCTCGCTTCTCGTTTACCGGCAGCGGATCGTGGCGCTGAACCCCGACGAGTCGGTCGTGCGGGTGCGCGAGGTCTTCGACGGTGAAGGGCTTTACGCGATCCCCGGTTTGATCGACGCGCATCTGCATTTCGAGTCGCAGCTCGCGCATCCGGCGGCGTTCGGCGAGGCGATCGTCCCGAGTGGAACGACCACGGTCTTCGGAGAGACCCTGGACTTCGCCAGCGCGGCCGGGGACGAGGCGGTGGAAGCTGTCCAAACATTGTTTGCTGACCACGAAAACCTGCCGTATCGGCTTTACGCGTTCGCGCCGGGGAAGAAGACCTCGACGGACGTCACCGAGGCCATGCTGAAGATGGATCCGGTGATCGGGCTCGGCGAACTGGCGCACCTGTCCTACATGACCGGGGACGCCGACGACTTCCGCAAGTCCGCGCTGGGCCGGGCGAATTCCGGGTTCGTGAACTGCCATTGGGGCGTCACGGCGCTGTCGGACATGCTGCTGAACTACATGCCCGCGATCGGCGTCGACAACAATCACGACGTCTGGAACGAGGAGGACATCGAAAAGAGCATCCGCTACGGGCTGAATACGCAGATCAAGTTCGGCGTCGGAAGTCCCGAGGTCATCCGGACCATGTTGCGCGCCATCGTGAAACGGCGCTGGCCCGCGGAGAACTTCCAGCTTTGCGCGGACAACATCTCGGTCGACCGGGTCCTGCGGCAAGGCCACATCGACTGGGTGATCTCGCTGGCGATCGAAATGGGAATGCCGCCGATCAAGGCGATCAAAATGGGCACGCTCTACGCCGCCCGCTCGTTCCGCAAGGACCGCGATCTCGGTTCGCTCAGCCCGGGCCGCTTCGCCGACATCGTCCTCACCGACAGTCTCGCCAAGATCAATCCGCGGTATGTGTTCAAGGGCGGCGAACTGGTCGCGCGCGACCGTAAGCTGCTCAACCGCGTCGGCATCGATTACTCAAGCCTGGCCAAGGAACCCAAGCCGGGTCTCGCCGACCTGACCGCCGAGCAACTCGACTTGGTGCCACTCGAAATCTCGCCCGAAGGCGACCAAGCGAAGGTGCTGCTTTTCGACGTCTACGGACGCGGGCATCTCAAGTTCGCCCAAGAGATCTGGGTACCGTTCCGCGACGGTGCGGTCGTGCCCGAGCACGAAGGCGAGCGGCTCAACCGGATTTCCGTCGTACAGCGTTACACCGACGGAGAGCGGCACATCGTCACCGGACTGTTCAAGGGCGTGTCGCTCGACCGCGGTGCGGTGTCGACGTTCTGGCCCGCCCCGTCGGCGTACTTCGTGAGCGTCGGCAGCGACAGCGCGGAAATGTGCGCCAACCTCAAGCAATTGGACACGCTCGTCGGCGGCTGCATCGTGACCGAGGACGGCGAGACAAAAGCCTGTCTGCCCTTGGAATTCTACGGCGTGATGGCCGACATGAATCTCGCCGAACTCGTCGACGCGACCCGCTCGGTCGACGCCGCGCTCGAAAAGCTGGGCAACCACAACGAGGGCGAGCCTGTCGTCAACAAACTCCTGACCCTGTTCATCTCGCTCGACCGTTTCGGATTCATGAAGTAACCCTCAACGAGGAGGTCGCGGTCGTGCCTTACGACAAAGACGCGGGAGTAATCGACACCGGAAACGTGGTGCGGCGGTGGATCACCTACATCGCGGGCATCTACCTGCTGACGCTCGGTCTCGGCCTGGCCATCCGCGCCGGGATCGGCATCTCCCCGCAAAGCAGCCTGACCCGCACGATGACGCTCGTGCTCCCGCCGCTCAGCCAGGGCACGTTCAATCTCATGCTCGAAGTGCTCATGCTCGGGCTGACTTTCCTGGTGCTGCCAAGGGCGTTCAAACTCAAGAACCTGTTCTCGCTGGTTCCGGCGCTGATTCTGGCCGCGCTGCTCGACTTCAACCTGATGGCGACGAAGTGGATCTCGCTCGGGCCCTATGCGGCGAATCTCGCGTTGCTGTTCCTCGCCGACGCGATGCTGGCGTTCGGGCTCTTCCTCATGATCCGCGCCAATCTGGTGCTGATGCCGATCGACCTGTTCGTCAACACCCTGCAGAAGAAGACCGGCCGCAAATGGGGAAACATCAAGACCGTCTTCGACTGCACACTGCTGGCGATCTCGGCGGGCATCGGGCTGATCTTCCTCGGCGGACCGCATTTCATCCGCGAGGGCACGATCATCAACGCCGTCCTGGTCGGCCAGTACATCAAGCTCTATTTCTTCCTGTACAAGAAGTTCCAAGCCCGCAAGCTCAAGCCCGTTGAAAGCGCAGCGTGAAGGTCGCGCCGACTCCAGGCTTTCCGAACGCGGCAATAGTCCCGCCATGTCCGGTCACCACTTCCTGCACCAACGCCAACCCCAACCCGAACCGTCGTCCCTCACCGTGCGCGCCGTGCGCGAAACGTTCGAAAAGCCGCTCCGCTTCGTGCTGCGGGAAGCCGGTTCCGGTGTCGCACACGCGCAGTTCGACGTGCCGGGCGTCCGGGTTGGCGAGAATCACCTCGATCGACCCGCCGGGCGGAGTGTGCCCGATCGCGTTGTCCAGCAAGGCGGACAGCACTCGCCGCAACGCGGTCGGGACGCCCGGCACCACGTCCTCCAGCCCCGGCGAACGACTCAGCCGGAGGTCCACCTGCCGGTCGTTCGCCCGGACCGATTCCGCCGCCACCGCCTGTTCCGCCAGCACCGCCAGCTGCACCGGCTCCAGCTGCGGCCGCTTGGCACAGGCCTGCGCGGACAACAGCAGATCGTCGACCACCGCACCCAATTCGCGGGTGCCCGAGACCAGGGTTTGCAGCTCATCCGGTCCGGCACCGCCGCGCCGGGCCAGGAGCTGCGTGCGGGTGTGCAGCCGGGTCAACGGCGCACGCAGCTCATGGGACGCGTCGGCGACGAATGTCCGTTGCCGGCGCAATGCCTCGCCCAACGGCCGGATTGCCCGCCCGGCCAGCAGATACCCGCTGATCACCGACGCGATCAGCACCACCAGCTCGGCCACCCCAAGCCCCAGCAGCAGCTGTTCGCGGTCAGAGATCAGGTAGTGCTCGTTGAAGTACGCCTGCCATACCTCGCCGCCGCGGTTGACCGTACGGATGGTGTACGTCGCGCCGTCAAGCACGCGTTCTTCCGTCACCACATCACCGTCGTGCGGCACTAGCGGCACCGGCGGGATCGTGAACGGGAGCCGCCCGGCGGGCGCGTGCCCCTCGGGCGTCACCAGGTAGGTGCATCCGGGCGGGGTCGCGGAAAGCCCGTGACTCAACGCGAATTCCAGCTGCCGCTCGGTCTCCGCGGACTGCCCGCGCAGGAGCACCCAGTACGCGATCACGCCCGCGGCGAGCACGACCATCGTGATCACCACGGCGATCTGGCCCGCGATGGTCCGCCGCGCGCGCCGCAGCGCCCGCGCCTCCGGGGCGACGACGGTGGTCACACCGCCCCGATCTGGTAGCCAAGGCCGTGCACCGTCTTCACCACGCCCCGCCCCAGCTTCCGCCGCAGGTAGTACACATAGGTGTCCACAATGGACTCAGCGGCGGACTCGGTGAACACTCCCGCGCGCAGGGACGCCCGCGGGTGGATTGCCTTGGGCCGCTGGGCAAGCGTGCGCAGCAGTTCGAACTCGCGGCCGGACAGCGTCACCCGCTCGCCGCGCGGCAGCACGACCTCGTGCCGTTGCAGGTCCAGCGCCGCCGCGCCGAGCGGGAGCGATTCGGCGTGCTCCTCGTCGCGGCGGCACAACGCGCGCACCCTGGCGAGGAGCTCGTCGGTCTCGAACGGTTTCACCAGGTAGTCGTCGGCCCCGGTGTCGAGGCCGTGCACCCGGTCCGCCAGCTCGCCCAGCGCCGACAGCACCAGCACCCGCGCGGGCACCGCCCGGCGGCGCAGCTGGGCCAGCACCGAGAGGCCGTCGACCACCGGCAGCCGCCGGTCGAGAATCACCACCGCGTGCCGCCCGGTGAGCCCGAGGTGCAGGCCGCGCTGGCCGTCGTGGGCCACTTCGGTCTCGTAACCTTCTCCGGCGAGCAATTCGACGAGCATCCCGGCGAGATCGCGATCGTCCTCGACCAGGAGCACCCGGGAAGCCGCCGGGGTCTCTGCCTCATCGTGCACAGGTCCATACTCGCAGTGATCCGGCCATCCGACCCTCGACTTTCGTAGGCAATCGTTCAGCTTCGTCCGGTGAGGAGAAATTCGGGCATTTCTCCGTCGGCGTACCGGCGGGCGTCGCGTTTGTCCAGCCAGCCGAGCACCGGCGAGGTCATGATCGTGGTGACGAGCGCGACGAGCACCAGGACGGTGAACAGCGCGGGCGAAACGATTCCGGCGGACAGCCCCACGTTCAATGCCACCAATTGCATCAGTCCGCGCGCGTTCACCAGCACGCCGATCCGCAGCGCTACCGGTTGCGGTTCGCCGGTCAGCCGCGCCGCGCCCCACGAGGCGCCGAGTTTGCCGACCACCGCGACCGCGATGCAGACCAGCGCGAACATCAGCAGCTTCGGGTCGGCGAGCAGCGCGAATCGCGTGTTGAGGCCGGAATAGGTGAAGAACAGCGGCAGGAACACGACCCGGCCGACCGGCATGATCCGCGCGAGCACCGCGTCGGCCGCCTCGCCGCGCGGGAACACCAGCCCGAGCATGAACGCGCCGAACACCGCGTAGAGGCCGATGACGTCGGTGAACCACGCGGCGCCGAACAGGAACATGGCGGTGACGAGCATCCGCTGGTCCACCGACACGCGCGGGTTGTCCATCACCCGCGCCACGATCCGCCGGACCACCAGCCACACCAGCAGCACGAACAGCACTCCGCCGCCAATGGCCGTCGCGATCGGACCGGCTGTGCCGGCGTGCATGCCGAGGACGACGGCCAGCAGGATCCAGGCGAGGACGTCGTCGAGGGCGCCGCACGCGAGCGCGAGCGAGCCGAACCGGGTGCTGCCCAAACCGCGTTCGGTGATGATCCGGGCCATCATCGGAAACGCCGTGATCGCGAGCGCCACCGCGACGAACGCCGCCGAAACCACCGGCGACACCCCGGGTTTCAGGATTCCGGCCCAGTTCGCGCCGAGCACGCTCACCCCCACGCCGAGCGCGAGCGGCACGACTGTGCCCGCGGCGGACACCGCCGCGACGGTTTTCCTCCCTTCCTTCAGGGCGCTCAGCCGAAACTCGTAGCCGGCACCGAACATGTAGATGACGAGCCCGATCTGGCCGCCGAGGTAGAGCAGCGTGCGCACCGAGTCCGGGAACAGCCATTCCTGGACGCCCGGCAGCAGGAGCCCGAGCAGCGACGGGCCCAGCAGCACACCGGTGACCATCTCGCCGACCACCGGCGGTTGTCCGAGCCGCACCGCGAGTGCGTTCACCGCCCGGCAGGCCACCAGGATCACCACGGCCGCCAGGAAAAACGCGGGTGCGGCTTCTACGGCACTCATCGGGTTCCTCCCTGGAAGTGTTTGGTGCACAACCGAAGCCGACGCGCGTCGAGCACCATGTAGGTGCCGAAGACCAGCTGCGCGAGGCTGCGCCACACGTCTTCCCAGCGATCGCGCACCGCCAGGTAGGCCAACGCGGCACGGGGATTTCGCCGCGATCCGCGCGGGGTGGCGAAAACCGGTCCGCGGTTGGGAATCGAGCGGGTGTGCGCGGCGCTCGTCGTGAGGGCGAACCGGCGCAGGAATTCCCTGGTGACCACCCGCATCGTCACCGGGGCGAGGCCGCGCGCCGGGCACGGCCGGTTTTGCGCGACGCCGAACGGCAAGAAATTTCTCTGCTGATGCGCGGGGCAACCGGCCCAACGCTCCGGGTCGAACTCGTCGGGACGGTCCACTCCTGCGTGGTGGAACTCCGGATAGCTGAACAACAGCACGGTGCCCGCGTCGATGGTCCGGTCGGCCAGTTCGATGTCACCGGTGGTGATGCGGTGCGCGATGCCGAAGAGCGGATAGGTGCGCAGGCATTCGTCCAGCACACGGTCGAAATACTCGTCGTCGTCCGGGTTTTCCGCGAGCCTGCGCTGCACCTGCGGATGTTCGGCGAGCACCATCAGCAGGTGCGCCATCGCCTCGGACATCTGCACGACCGCGGTGTTGAAGAACGTGCCTTGCAGGTAGAACACCTGCTCCTCGCGGGTGAGCCGCGACGGCAGCGGATGCGGCACGTCGTCGAGCCGGCGGCGCAGGTACGCGGTGAGCCGGGCGCGACGGCGCATGTTGCGCGGGCGCACGCACTTCAGCGCGGACACGACGTCGTCGGCGTGCCCGACGATCAGGTCCCGCGCCTCCGGCGGGCACGGTTCGCCGAACACCAGCTCGTAGTACAGCTCGGCCCAGACCGGCATCATCTCGTCGCGCAGCCGGAGCAGCCGTCCCGGCCCGGTTTCGATCCGGTCGAGCACGCGTGCGGCGACCCGTTCGGTCATCGCCTGCGATTCGGCCTTGGACTTGACCAGGATGTTCCGGGTGGTTTTGGCGACCTCGTCGTAGCGCGGGCCCGGCTCCAGATGTTCCTGGTGCACCTGCGGTCCGGGCGCGAGCCAGTACCAGAACAGGTCGGACAGCGCGGCGCCCTCGCTGCGTCCGTCGGCCGCCGGATCGGCGTACACCCGGCGGAAGTCCTCGACCGGCACCTGGTAGCCCTCGTCCCCGTTGACCAGCGCGAAGATCCGGTTCCGCATCGCGACGACCCGGCCCGGCAGCCACTTCGGGCTGGTCGCGATCAGCCCGGCCGCCCCGGCGAGCACGAGACGTTTCATCGGAGCAGGTCCGGAGTCAGCTCGCCGGGCGTCCGCGCCCCGCACAGCCCGAGCGCGGTGTCCGTTTCCTCGCGCAACCGTTCCAGCACTTCGGCGACCCCTTCCTGCCCCGCCGCAGCAAGGCCCCACAGCACCGGCCTGCCGACGCCGACCGCGTCCGCGCCGAGAGCGAGCGCCTTGACGACGTCCGCGCCGCTTCGCACACCGCCGTCGAGGATCAGTGGCATTTGACCGTCCACAACGGACACGATTTCGGGAAGTGCGGCCAGACTCGAAATTGCGCCGTCGAGTTGCCGTCCGCCGTGGTTGGACACCACGAGTCCGTCGATTCCGGCCGCCACCGCGCGCCGGGCGTCCTCCGGGTGCAGCACGCCCTTGAGCAGCATCGGCATTTTCGTGCTTTCGCGCAGCCAGGCGAGATCGTCCCAGGTCAGGTCGACGGGCATTTCGATGTCGCGCACCCGGCCGGTGGCGTCGCGCATGTTCTCGGCGGCCAGCCCCGGAGGAAGATCGTGGAACGCGTGGCGGTACTCGCGTTCCCGCCGTCCGCGCACCGCGGAATCGACCGTCACCACCAATGCCCGCGCGCCCGCGTTCTCCGCCCGGCTGATGACCGCTTCGGTGAACTCGCGGTCTGATTGCACATACAACTGGAACCAGAACACGTCGGCGACTTTGGCGACGTCTTCGACAGCCGTCGTCGAGGCCATGCTGCACACGAAGACGGTGCCCGCTTCCGCAGTGGCTTGCGCGGTCGCGAGTTCCCCGTCCGAATGCGCGAGACGGTGGAATGCCGTCGGGCACACCAGAATCGGCATCGACATCGGCGATCCGGCGATTTCCACCGTCAGGTCGCGTTTGCCGACTCCGAGCAGTGCCCGCGGCACCAGCACCCGGCGGCGGAATTCTTCTTCGTTGGCGCGCAAGGTGGCTTCCTCGCCCGCTCCGCCGGCGTAATAGTCGTAGTGCGCTGGCTCCATCCGTTCGCGTGCGATGGCTTCCAGCTCCGCGATCGTGCGCATGTCAGAGCTGCTTGGTGAAGAAGGCCGTCAACGCGTCCACGTGCACCGGGCGATTCCACTCGTTTTCGAGGTTCTCGGTGACGTGATGGGTCGCGACCAATTCGCCGCCCTGGTAATGCCGGACGATCGGGTGCAAGTAATGCCCTTCGCCGGAATCGTTCGCGACGTCCTGACTCGCGCGGGTGACAGTGAAGTCGAACGGATCGATCTTGTCGTGGTCTGGCCCGTAGTCGAGAGTGATCACGAACGCGTTGGCGCTCTCCCCCAGCGCGGTGTCCTTGAACCGGTCGACCGGGACTTCCTCGTAGTAGCGGGCCTGGTCGCCGTCGACCACGAGGACGTCTGCAAGGAAGCCGAACTGTTGGTACAGGGCGGAAGTACGGTTGATCCGGCCTATGACGGCGTCGACCAGTTCACTGGTTTTGTTGGCCACCGCCGTGCTCGGCCATTCGGTGTCGTGGTAGCGCTCGTCGAGCACCTTGGAAAGCGCGCGCACGCCGTAGCGGTAGCCGTGAATGAACGCGCTGGTGGCCTTCTTGAAATCGCGGGCCTGAGTGATCGTCCCGGCGAAGTAAAGCCCTGGCACGTTCACCGATTCCCACGACGAAGTCTGCGCCGGGAACCGGTCGTTGATCGTCATCTCCGGACGGCAGTCCTCGTCGAACATCGAGGCGTCGAACCGGAATCCGGTCGCGGCGATGACCCGGTCGTAGCGAATTTCCTTGACCAGCTCATTGGCACGGGCGAAAGCGAACTTGACGTGATAACCGTCGTCGTCCTTGGTGATCTCGCGGACGTCACCGTCGAGAATCGCGTGCTGCAGCTTGAGTTGATACATGTCGAGCACGCCCGCGTTGAACGCGCGGAGGTGTCCGACGAAGTGCGTGCGCCACGCGAGCTTGACCGGTCGCGGACCGGCGACATGCAGCACCGCAGCGAAGGCGTTGATGCTGTCGGCCGTCTCGAATGCGGAGTTTCCCTTGCCCAGCACGAGAACGCGCTGGTTGATGAATTGCTCGGGATCGGTGTCGTAGTCGGCGTACTGGTCGACCAGCTCCATGCCCGGCACATCCGGGACATACGGTTTGGTCACGCCGGTTGCCATGATCAGCCGCCGCGCGCTGAACTTCTCCCCGTCGGCAGCGGTGACCGTGAAGACGTCGTCCGCGCGCGAAATTCGCGTAACCTCGGTGTCGTACCGGATCTTGACGTCGTGTTTCGCCGCGTAATCGGCGGTGTAGCTGAGAAATGCTTCCGCCGGCGGGAACATCTCGGCGCTGTAGTCGGTGAAGACCAGCGGATCCGGCCCGTCGTCGAGCAGCGAGTTCCAGTCGACCCGGAGGTTCAGCTCGGGGTCGGTCCATCCGGTGTATTTCTTGTTGACCGA
Encoded here:
- a CDS encoding LysR family transcriptional regulator; this encodes MLHSRLLQYIDEVARLGSIRAAGARLHVAPSAINRQILLLEAELGQPLFDRLPRGMRPTPAGEALLAHVRRTLQQYRETVADIRDLHALGSGEVVIATMTGLASSVVATAAAAFRSRHPRVRISIRAMTTQEILHAVEASEADLGLGFNVPPSAHLEVCWQMNTRLGVVVAPHHPLAGADPIPLAQCPPYPLIFADRSMVIHGIVAEAFAKAGLDIEPAFHTNSIETMKRLAASGDAIAFLSEFDIAEEIRDGRLVFRPVRDAFSNNVVSLVRREKHGHGLASLLLAEDIVGALTHAQTPRP
- a CDS encoding adenine deaminase C-terminal domain-containing protein, which produces MHTESVYPGSLLVYRQRIVALNPDESVVRVREVFDGEGLYAIPGLIDAHLHFESQLAHPAAFGEAIVPSGTTTVFGETLDFASAAGDEAVEAVQTLFADHENLPYRLYAFAPGKKTSTDVTEAMLKMDPVIGLGELAHLSYMTGDADDFRKSALGRANSGFVNCHWGVTALSDMLLNYMPAIGVDNNHDVWNEEDIEKSIRYGLNTQIKFGVGSPEVIRTMLRAIVKRRWPAENFQLCADNISVDRVLRQGHIDWVISLAIEMGMPPIKAIKMGTLYAARSFRKDRDLGSLSPGRFADIVLTDSLAKINPRYVFKGGELVARDRKLLNRVGIDYSSLAKEPKPGLADLTAEQLDLVPLEISPEGDQAKVLLFDVYGRGHLKFAQEIWVPFRDGAVVPEHEGERLNRISVVQRYTDGERHIVTGLFKGVSLDRGAVSTFWPAPSAYFVSVGSDSAEMCANLKQLDTLVGGCIVTEDGETKACLPLEFYGVMADMNLAELVDATRSVDAALEKLGNHNEGEPVVNKLLTLFISLDRFGFMK
- a CDS encoding YitT family protein; protein product: MPYDKDAGVIDTGNVVRRWITYIAGIYLLTLGLGLAIRAGIGISPQSSLTRTMTLVLPPLSQGTFNLMLEVLMLGLTFLVLPRAFKLKNLFSLVPALILAALLDFNLMATKWISLGPYAANLALLFLADAMLAFGLFLMIRANLVLMPIDLFVNTLQKKTGRKWGNIKTVFDCTLLAISAGIGLIFLGGPHFIREGTIINAVLVGQYIKLYFFLYKKFQARKLKPVESAA
- a CDS encoding sensor histidine kinase encodes the protein MTTVVAPEARALRRARRTIAGQIAVVITMVVLAAGVIAYWVLLRGQSAETERQLEFALSHGLSATPPGCTYLVTPEGHAPAGRLPFTIPPVPLVPHDGDVVTEERVLDGATYTIRTVNRGGEVWQAYFNEHYLISDREQLLLGLGVAELVVLIASVISGYLLAGRAIRPLGEALRRQRTFVADASHELRAPLTRLHTRTQLLARRGGAGPDELQTLVSGTRELGAVVDDLLLSAQACAKRPQLEPVQLAVLAEQAVAAESVRANDRQVDLRLSRSPGLEDVVPGVPTALRRVLSALLDNAIGHTPPGGSIEVILANPDARHVELRVCDTGTGFPQHEAERLFERFAHGAHGEGRRFGLGLALVQEVVTGHGGTIAAFGKPGVGATFTLRFQRA
- a CDS encoding response regulator transcription factor; this encodes MLLVEDDRDLAGMLVELLAGEGYETEVAHDGQRGLHLGLTGRHAVVILDRRLPVVDGLSVLAQLRRRAVPARVLVLSALGELADRVHGLDTGADDYLVKPFETDELLARVRALCRRDEEHAESLPLGAAALDLQRHEVVLPRGERVTLSGREFELLRTLAQRPKAIHPRASLRAGVFTESAAESIVDTYVYYLRRKLGRGVVKTVHGLGYQIGAV
- a CDS encoding cation:proton antiporter is translated as MSAVEAAPAFFLAAVVILVACRAVNALAVRLGQPPVVGEMVTGVLLGPSLLGLLLPGVQEWLFPDSVRTLLYLGGQIGLVIYMFGAGYEFRLSALKEGRKTVAAVSAAGTVVPLALGVGVSVLGANWAGILKPGVSPVVSAAFVAVALAITAFPMMARIITERGLGSTRFGSLALACGALDDVLAWILLAVVLGMHAGTAGPIATAIGGGVLFVLLVWLVVRRIVARVMDNPRVSVDQRMLVTAMFLFGAAWFTDVIGLYAVFGAFMLGLVFPRGEAADAVLARIMPVGRVVFLPLFFTYSGLNTRFALLADPKLLMFALVCIAVAVVGKLGASWGAARLTGEPQPVALRIGVLVNARGLMQLVALNVGLSAGIVSPALFTVLVLVALVTTIMTSPVLGWLDKRDARRYADGEMPEFLLTGRS
- a CDS encoding cytochrome P450 — encoded protein: MKRLVLAGAAGLIATSPKWLPGRVVAMRNRIFALVNGDEGYQVPVEDFRRVYADPAADGRSEGAALSDLFWYWLAPGPQVHQEHLEPGPRYDEVAKTTRNILVKSKAESQAMTERVAARVLDRIETGPGRLLRLRDEMMPVWAELYYELVFGEPCPPEARDLIVGHADDVVSALKCVRPRNMRRRARLTAYLRRRLDDVPHPLPSRLTREEQVFYLQGTFFNTAVVQMSEAMAHLLMVLAEHPQVQRRLAENPDDDEYFDRVLDECLRTYPLFGIAHRITTGDIELADRTIDAGTVLLFSYPEFHHAGVDRPDEFDPERWAGCPAHQQRNFLPFGVAQNRPCPARGLAPVTMRVVTREFLRRFALTTSAAHTRSIPNRGPVFATPRGSRRNPRAALAYLAVRDRWEDVWRSLAQLVFGTYMVLDARRLRLCTKHFQGGTR
- a CDS encoding alpha-hydroxy acid oxidase, whose product is MRTIAELEAIARERMEPAHYDYYAGGAGEEATLRANEEEFRRRVLVPRALLGVGKRDLTVEIAGSPMSMPILVCPTAFHRLAHSDGELATAQATAEAGTVFVCSMASTTAVEDVAKVADVFWFQLYVQSDREFTEAVISRAENAGARALVVTVDSAVRGRREREYRHAFHDLPPGLAAENMRDATGRVRDIEMPVDLTWDDLAWLRESTKMPMLLKGVLHPEDARRAVAAGIDGLVVSNHGGRQLDGAISSLAALPEIVSVVDGQMPLILDGGVRSGADVVKALALGADAVGVGRPVLWGLAAAGQEGVAEVLERLREETDTALGLCGARTPGELTPDLLR
- a CDS encoding NAD(P)-binding domain-containing protein; the encoded protein is MADVLDYLVVGAGPAGLQLGRQLGGAGRSYLVLERGSVPAAFFTRFPRHRTLISVNKKYTGWTDPELNLRVDWNSLLDDGPDPLVFTDYSAEMFPPAEAFLSYTADYAAKHDVKIRYDTEVTRISRADDVFTVTAADGEKFSARRLIMATGVTKPYVPDVPGMELVDQYADYDTDPEQFINQRVLVLGKGNSAFETADSINAFAAVLHVAGPRPVKLAWRTHFVGHLRAFNAGVLDMYQLKLQHAILDGDVREITKDDDGYHVKFAFARANELVKEIRYDRVIAATGFRFDASMFDEDCRPEMTINDRFPAQTSSWESVNVPGLYFAGTITQARDFKKATSAFIHGYRYGVRALSKVLDERYHDTEWPSTAVANKTSELVDAVIGRINRTSALYQQFGFLADVLVVDGDQARYYEEVPVDRFKDTALGESANAFVITLDYGPDHDKIDPFDFTVTRASQDVANDSGEGHYLHPIVRHYQGGELVATHHVTENLENEWNRPVHVDALTAFFTKQL